Proteins encoded together in one Candidatus Omnitrophota bacterium window:
- a CDS encoding transposase: MTTLRKNPLVKGKIYHIFNRSIAKFVIFNDEKEFARMLETVKYYQSKDCGDSLSHFIKMKESEAVNRQNKIKIKLLSDKLVDIIAFCLMPTHVHFVLKQLKDGGISIFMSNIQNSYTRFFNLRHQRKGPLWEGRFKSVLVEDDEQLLHLTRYVHLNPVTAGLVEKPKDWFASSYKQYLKQGVADFSMCNFSDILDIDSGSYQEFVNDQISYQRDLAGIKHLVFD; encoded by the coding sequence ATGACAACATTACGTAAAAATCCTTTAGTTAAAGGGAAGATTTATCATATTTTTAATCGAAGCATTGCTAAGTTTGTTATTTTTAATGATGAAAAGGAATTTGCGCGCATGCTTGAAACAGTAAAATATTATCAGTCAAAAGACTGCGGGGACAGTTTGTCACATTTTATAAAAATGAAAGAGTCCGAAGCTGTTAATCGTCAGAATAAAATAAAAATTAAGTTGCTTTCTGATAAGCTTGTCGATATTATAGCTTTTTGTTTAATGCCAACCCATGTCCATTTTGTTTTAAAGCAGCTTAAAGATGGTGGTATTTCAATTTTTATGAGCAATATCCAAAATAGCTATACTCGATTCTTTAATCTTAGACATCAGCGAAAAGGTCCACTCTGGGAAGGAAGATTTAAGAGTGTTTTAGTTGAAGATGATGAGCAGCTGCTTCATTTAACGCGATATGTTCATCTTAATCCGGTTACAGCCGGCTTGGTCGAAAAGCCAAAGGATTGGTTTGCGTCCTCTTATAAGCAATATTTAAAACAAGGCGTGGCAGATTTCTCAATGTGCAACTTTTCTGATATTTTGGATATTGATTCGGGCAGCTATCAAGAATTTGTTAATGACCAAATTTCCTATCAAAGGGATTTGGCAGGAATTAAACATTTAGTTTTTGATTAG
- a CDS encoding M20 family metallopeptidase, whose amino-acid sequence MIDKKRLIKLTQEVLQINSENPPGNELALSKFIEKDMRSLGLSVKTYTFAKARPNVVAILKGKNRKLAAKRSILITPHFDTVPAGKGWKFGPFSGQIKNGRIYGRGASDDKGNLACAMEAMRSLVEDKVSFNYDIIFAATVDEETGSKKGIIPLIEKGIIKPEVALVLDSDEFYSIVAQKGLMHMLIQVFGKKAHGAYNWRGINAIEIASKIIQDLKALEFRYKKHEFLRPPTINIGTIQGGDKVNMVADFCEFSCDFRFLPGMKHQEILKDVKSIVSHHAKRSKMIIDDLQMPYEIDPNHDLVKLYSQSCKKMKRPAILKGSEGATVITFFQKKKIPAIATGYGSTKTAHSTDEYAEVKKLYDGARVLEQFLKDFDTR is encoded by the coding sequence ATGATCGATAAAAAACGCCTAATTAAGTTGACTCAAGAAGTCTTGCAGATTAATTCTGAAAATCCTCCGGGAAATGAGCTTGCCCTTTCAAAATTTATTGAAAAAGATATGCGGTCTTTGGGTCTTAGCGTGAAAACTTATACATTTGCAAAGGCACGTCCAAATGTTGTGGCTATTTTAAAAGGAAAAAATCGCAAACTTGCGGCAAAAAGATCTATTTTGATTACGCCGCATTTTGATACTGTGCCTGCTGGCAAGGGATGGAAATTTGGTCCGTTTTCAGGACAAATTAAAAACGGACGCATTTATGGGCGAGGCGCTTCGGATGACAAAGGAAACTTAGCCTGTGCGATGGAAGCGATGCGTAGCTTGGTTGAGGATAAAGTTAGTTTTAATTATGATATTATTTTTGCAGCAACAGTTGACGAAGAAACTGGTAGCAAAAAAGGCATTATTCCGCTTATTGAAAAAGGTATCATAAAACCAGAAGTGGCGCTCGTGCTTGATTCGGATGAATTTTATTCTATTGTGGCGCAAAAGGGATTGATGCATATGCTTATTCAAGTTTTTGGAAAGAAAGCACACGGAGCTTATAATTGGCGTGGGATCAATGCCATCGAGATTGCCTCAAAAATTATTCAAGATTTAAAAGCACTAGAGTTTCGCTATAAAAAGCATGAATTTTTGCGGCCGCCAACGATTAATATTGGGACAATTCAGGGTGGAGATAAGGTGAACATGGTTGCTGATTTTTGTGAATTTTCTTGTGATTTTCGTTTTTTGCCAGGAATGAAGCATCAAGAAATTCTTAAAGATGTTAAATCTATTGTCTCGCATCATGCAAAAAGATCAAAGATGATTATTGATGATCTTCAGATGCCGTATGAGATCGATCCAAATCATGACTTAGTTAAGCTTTATAGTCAAAGTTGCAAAAAAATGAAAAGGCCTGCAATTCTAAAAGGGAGCGAAGGCGCGACGGTAATTACGTTTTTTCAGAAAAAAAAGATTCCTGCGATTGCGACAGGATATGGAAGTACTAAGACCGCCCATTCGACCGATGAATATGCCGAAGTCAAAAAACTCTACGATGGAGCAAGGGTGTTAGAACAATTTTTAAAGGATTTTGATACGCGATGA
- a CDS encoding DUF3108 domain-containing protein has protein sequence MKKIIIFLILFVMCAVSAFAQASDSSYDQFNGEQITYWIKSLGVNQGDATLSFDGTATINGQEVYLLTFKATARNFLDVEKIYADKKDFYPVRVERDLNIWGSKEKITESYDQTKFIVTVEKRTESSPNPEKTVIKKEGRIDNIYCFIYRFRKNKIFDIGNSFKMNLPTKDVSIKIAKKTNLKIDGKSYETYYLHTVPTQYQLWFDTLDDVIPLRIDKPAVFGGTSMVMTGYKKN, from the coding sequence ATGAAAAAAATAATTATTTTTTTAATTTTATTTGTCATGTGCGCTGTATCTGCTTTTGCGCAAGCATCAGATTCTTCTTATGATCAATTTAACGGAGAACAGATCACCTATTGGATCAAAAGTTTGGGTGTCAACCAAGGGGATGCGACGCTTTCGTTTGATGGAACCGCGACGATTAATGGGCAGGAAGTCTATCTTTTGACATTCAAGGCTACAGCGAGGAATTTCTTGGATGTTGAAAAGATTTATGCTGATAAAAAAGATTTTTATCCGGTTCGTGTTGAACGTGATCTTAATATTTGGGGTTCGAAAGAAAAGATAACAGAATCTTATGATCAGACAAAATTTATTGTTACTGTTGAAAAGAGAACAGAAAGCAGTCCTAATCCAGAAAAGACGGTGATTAAAAAAGAAGGAAGGATTGACAACATCTATTGTTTTATTTATCGATTTCGAAAAAACAAGATTTTTGATATTGGAAATTCGTTTAAAATGAATTTGCCGACAAAGGATGTTTCGATTAAAATAGCAAAGAAAACAAATCTTAAAATTGATGGAAAAAGTTACGAGACGTATTATTTGCACACTGTTCCGACACAGTATCAGCTTTGGTTTGACACTTTAGATGATGTGATTCCGCTTAGGATCGACAAGCCAGCCGTGTTCGGAGGAACATCAATGGTGATGACGGGATATAAGAAAAACTAG
- the trpB gene encoding tryptophan synthase subunit beta, translated as MIQPNKSGHFEEFGGRFVPETLMSLVVDLEKTLNALRKDKKFKKEFDFYLTNYAGRPTNLYFASRLSEKLKPLKVYLKREDLLHTGAHKINNTLGQILVARSMKKTRIIAETGAGQHGVATATAAALFGLKCDVYMGAKDVERQALNVFRMKLLGANVIPVTSGTQTLKDAMNEAIRDWVTNVENTFYIIGSVAGPHPYPTMVREFQKIIGVEARKQFLAKEKKLPDYLLACVGGGSNAMGLFYPFFDDQKVKMIGVEAAGLGLNTDKHSAAVIKGEIGVLHGSKSKLLQTPDGQIREVHSIAAGLDYPGVGPEHAYYKKIGRAEYVGVDDKQAIKGLKLLCETEGIIPALESAHAIGYLEKLAKKVKRKSSVVVCLSGRGDKDVHELKGII; from the coding sequence ATGATACAACCTAATAAAAGCGGACATTTTGAGGAGTTTGGAGGACGCTTTGTTCCTGAGACGTTAATGTCGTTAGTTGTGGATTTAGAAAAGACATTGAATGCTCTTCGAAAAGATAAGAAATTCAAGAAAGAATTTGATTTTTATCTTACGAATTATGCAGGCCGGCCAACCAATTTATATTTTGCTTCTCGCTTAAGCGAAAAACTAAAACCATTAAAAGTTTATCTGAAGCGTGAAGATCTTCTTCATACGGGCGCTCATAAAATAAACAACACTCTTGGGCAGATCTTAGTCGCACGGTCTATGAAAAAAACGCGCATTATTGCCGAGACCGGAGCCGGTCAGCATGGAGTGGCTACGGCGACAGCTGCGGCCCTTTTTGGTTTGAAGTGTGATGTGTATATGGGCGCAAAAGATGTTGAGCGTCAGGCCTTAAACGTTTTTCGAATGAAACTTTTAGGAGCAAATGTTATTCCAGTAACAAGCGGAACGCAAACTCTTAAAGATGCGATGAATGAAGCTATTCGTGATTGGGTGACGAATGTTGAAAATACTTTTTATATTATCGGTTCTGTGGCAGGGCCTCATCCGTATCCTACGATGGTGCGTGAATTTCAGAAAATTATTGGTGTTGAGGCACGTAAGCAATTTTTGGCTAAAGAGAAAAAACTTCCTGATTATTTGCTTGCTTGTGTTGGCGGTGGCTCTAATGCGATGGGACTTTTTTATCCATTCTTTGATGATCAAAAAGTGAAGATGATTGGTGTTGAGGCAGCAGGTTTGGGGCTAAATACTGATAAGCATTCTGCTGCTGTTATCAAAGGGGAGATCGGGGTTTTGCATGGAAGTAAAAGCAAGCTTTTGCAAACGCCTGACGGACAAATTCGAGAAGTTCACTCGATTGCCGCTGGCCTTGATTATCCTGGCGTTGGCCCTGAGCATGCTTATTATAAGAAAATAGGACGTGCTGAGTATGTTGGTGTTGATGATAAGCAAGCAATTAAGGGATTGAAATTACTTTGTGAAACAGAGGGTATTATTCCAGCGCTTGAAAGCGCACATGCCATTGGATATTTAGAAAAATTAGCCAAGAAGGTCAAACGTAAGTCAAGTGTGGTTGTTTGTTTGTCTGGGCGTGGGGATAAGGACGTACACGAGCTCAAGGGAATTATTTGA
- the trpA gene encoding tryptophan synthase subunit alpha: protein MNRIDQKFKSLSKQKKKAFIAFITAGDPNLKTTEELVLAFEKSGVDIVELGVPFSDPLADGPTIQEASYRALKNKVSIIKILDSVKRIRKVSEIPICLMTYYNPVFHFGDTKFVAQAKAAGVDGVIIPDLPPEEASELIQEARKKDFSTIFFLSPTTKKERISIIEKASSGFIYYVSIAGVTGARKALPKNLKENLKKIKRSIKKPLCVGFGISNAQQAKEISKCCDGVIVGSAIIKEIIKNKGKKNLVSNVTRFVSSLSAAIK from the coding sequence ATGAATCGTATTGATCAAAAATTTAAAAGTTTAAGTAAGCAGAAGAAAAAAGCGTTTATTGCTTTTATTACGGCAGGAGATCCAAACTTAAAAACAACCGAAGAGTTGGTGTTGGCTTTTGAAAAATCTGGAGTTGATATCGTTGAGCTTGGGGTGCCGTTTTCTGATCCTTTGGCAGATGGGCCAACCATTCAAGAAGCTTCTTATCGGGCGCTTAAAAATAAGGTCAGCATTATAAAAATTCTTGATTCGGTTAAAAGGATTCGAAAAGTTTCTGAGATTCCAATTTGTTTAATGACGTATTATAATCCTGTATTTCATTTTGGGGATACAAAATTTGTCGCGCAGGCAAAAGCGGCAGGTGTTGATGGTGTTATTATTCCTGATCTTCCGCCGGAGGAGGCCTCTGAATTGATTCAAGAGGCGCGAAAAAAGGATTTTTCAACAATCTTCTTTTTATCACCAACAACAAAAAAAGAGCGTATCAGCATTATCGAAAAAGCTTCGAGTGGGTTTATTTATTATGTTTCGATCGCAGGGGTGACTGGCGCACGCAAGGCTTTGCCTAAGAATTTAAAAGAAAATTTAAAGAAAATAAAGCGTTCAATCAAAAAGCCACTATGCGTTGGGTTTGGCATTTCTAACGCACAACAAGCAAAAGAAATTTCAAAGTGCTGTGATGGTGTTATTGTCGGAAGCGCGATCATCAAAGAGATTATAAAGAATAAGGGCAAAAAGAATTTAGTTTCAAATGTTACCCGTTTTGTGAGTAGCCTTTCTGCAGCTATTAAATAG
- a CDS encoding pitrilysin family protein, with product MYKRTDLKNKLRVITHEMKDRNSVTIGLWAGVGGRYEHDENKGAAHFLEHILFKGTKNYRCEAIKEEIEGIGGSLNAFTSEECTCYFAKVPSKNAVKTFDVLSDMMIQPLIQKKDVDKERGVILEEIKMYHDLPQHLVQDLLDALLWPGHPLGQNIAGSLKSVGAMSYQDLRDFHKNYYISSNIVVSVCGDMTHSKVLKLVEKKFEGVIRSGNILCQKVKKTETGPKVKFFKKDIEQMHLALGVLGFEREHKDRYALGVLNVILGGNMSSRLFNEVREKRGLAYSISSGAKFLKDTGAFIVRGGVHNEKIVDAVDVILRELKKISLKKIGTSEFKRAKDYLLGQTLLSLEDTAEHMFWLGESIVSTNKVETLEGAIKRVKSVTMEDVQRVAKTLFKKNRMNLAIVGPIRKDQEQKIQSLLGI from the coding sequence ATGTATAAACGAACAGATTTAAAGAATAAGTTGAGAGTGATCACACACGAGATGAAAGATCGAAATAGTGTTACTATCGGTCTTTGGGCAGGGGTTGGTGGTCGCTATGAGCACGACGAGAACAAAGGGGCAGCACATTTTTTAGAACACATTCTTTTTAAGGGAACAAAGAATTATCGATGCGAAGCCATTAAAGAAGAGATTGAAGGCATTGGCGGAAGCCTCAATGCGTTTACTTCTGAGGAATGCACATGTTATTTTGCTAAAGTTCCATCTAAAAATGCTGTTAAGACGTTTGATGTTTTATCAGATATGATGATTCAGCCTTTGATTCAAAAAAAGGATGTTGACAAAGAACGCGGTGTTATCTTAGAAGAAATTAAAATGTATCATGATCTTCCTCAGCATTTGGTTCAAGATCTTTTAGATGCGCTTCTTTGGCCAGGTCATCCATTGGGACAAAATATTGCAGGAAGTCTTAAATCTGTGGGGGCGATGAGTTATCAGGATTTAAGGGATTTTCACAAGAATTATTATATTTCATCAAATATTGTTGTCTCTGTGTGTGGCGATATGACGCATAGCAAGGTTCTTAAGTTAGTTGAAAAGAAGTTTGAAGGCGTAATTCGAAGTGGAAATATCTTGTGTCAGAAGGTAAAAAAAACAGAGACAGGGCCAAAGGTAAAGTTTTTTAAAAAAGATATTGAGCAGATGCATCTTGCGCTTGGTGTTTTAGGCTTTGAGCGTGAGCATAAGGATCGATATGCTCTGGGTGTTTTGAATGTGATTTTAGGTGGCAATATGTCGAGTCGTCTTTTTAATGAAGTGCGTGAAAAAAGAGGGCTTGCATATTCAATTTCTTCTGGAGCTAAGTTCTTAAAAGATACGGGTGCCTTTATTGTGCGTGGTGGTGTTCACAACGAAAAGATTGTTGATGCTGTGGATGTTATCTTAAGGGAATTGAAAAAAATTAGTTTAAAAAAAATTGGTACTAGCGAGTTTAAGCGGGCGAAAGATTATCTTTTAGGCCAAACTCTTTTGAGCCTTGAAGATACAGCCGAACATATGTTCTGGTTAGGAGAATCTATTGTTTCAACAAATAAGGTTGAGACTTTGGAAGGTGCGATTAAAAGAGTAAAAAGCGTTACCATGGAAGATGTGCAAAGAGTCGCAAAGACTCTTTTTAAGAAAAATCGCATGAATTTGGCTATTGTTGGGCCGATCAGAAAAGATCAAGAGCAAAAAATTCAGTCTTTGCTTGGAATCTAA